The following proteins are co-located in the Solea solea chromosome 21, fSolSol10.1, whole genome shotgun sequence genome:
- the stub1 gene encoding E3 ubiquitin-protein ligase CHIP, translating into MAGSPEKSSTAQELKEQGNRLFLCRKYQEAATCYSKAINRNPSVAVYYTNRALCHVKLQQHDKALADCKHALELDSQSVKAHFFLGQCHLELENYDEAIGNLQKAYNLAKEQRLNFGDDIPSALRIAKKKRWNSIEEKRINQENELHAYLTKLILAEKERELEEYKEKQDDNQNEGETAKIASKHDKYLMDMDELFSQVDEKRKKREIPDYLCGKISFELMREPCITPSGITYDRKDIEEHLQRVGHFDPVTRSPLTQDQLIPNLAMKEVIDAFIQENGWVEDY; encoded by the exons ATGGCCGGCAGCCCGGAGAAGAGTTCAACCGCGCAGGAGCTGAAAGAGCAGGGGAACCGGCTGTTCCTCTGTCGCAAGTACCAGGAGGCTGCTACATGCTACAGCAAAGCAATT AACCGTAATCCGTCTGTGGCAGTGTACTACACCAACAGGGCTCTCTGCCatgtgaagctgcagcagcatgaCAAAGCTCTGGCAGATTGTAAGCATGCTCTGGAGCTGGACAGCCAGTCAGTCAAGGCCCACTTCTTCTTGGGCCAGTGTCACCTGGAGCTGGAGAACTATGATGAAGCCATTGGCAATCTGCAGAAAG CATATAATCTGGCAAAGGAGCAGAGGCTGAATTTCGGAGACGACATCCCCAGTGCCTTGCGCATTGCCAAGAAGAAACGCTGGAACAGCATTGAGGAGAAGCGCATTAACCAAGAGAACGAGTTGCACGCTTATTTGACCAAACTCATACTGGCTGAGAAGGAACG TGAACTTGAAGAATACAAAGAAAAGCAGGATGACAATCAAAATGAGGGTGAAACTGCCAAGATTGCATCAAAACAT GACAAGTACCTAATGGACATGGACGAGCTCTTCTCTCAAGTGGacgagaaaagaaaa AAGCGGGAGATCCCAGATTACCTGTGTGGGAAGATCAGCTTTGAGCTGATGAGAGAGCCCTGCATCACACCCAGTGGCATCACCTATGACCGCAAGGACATTGAAGAGCACCTACAG CGGGTGGGTCACTTTGACCCCGTTACCAGGAGTCCTCTGACCCAGGACCAGCTGATCCCAAACTTGGCCATGAAGGAGGTCATCGATGCCTTTATCCAGGAGAACGGCTGGGTGGAGGACTACTGA